One window of Tepidanaerobacter acetatoxydans Re1 genomic DNA carries:
- a CDS encoding DNA methyltransferase — MKLTKEILDKVRNIEGFPLGKDEDIIALSDPPYYTACPNPFIGEFIEKYGTSYDESTDEYNVEPYTADVSEGKNDPIYNAHSYHTKVPHKAIMRYILHYTKPGDIVFDGFCGTGMTGVAAAMCENPDEDFKIKLEQEARQDGKTIEWGARRAVLCDLSPAATFIAYNYNTPVDVEEFEKEAKRILQEVEDECGWMYETNHTINGTSQLSIDGKPIKGRINYTVWSDVFLCPNCMEEMIFWNIAVNKKTGKVMDKFHCPHCGLLTDKRNVEKAKTTIYDKALGKMIEQVKQVPVMINYSVGRKRFEKTPDEEDLKLLQKIEEMDIPYWYPTDRMPEGDESRRNDIAGITHIHHFYTKRNLWMLSAICDKAKENLRSLVAFQSICATLSSKLSRYNLGRRGNGPISGTLYVASLLAEANILNTFDGKIRDFSKAFSIICKKPLSIINCSSSTDLKNIPSNSIDYIFTDPPFGANLMYSELNFLWEAWLKVFTNNESEAIINKTQGKGLVEYQRIMERCFKEMHRILKPGRWMTVEFHNSKNSVWNAIQEAIMRAGFVVANVRSLNKQQGSFKQVTTTMAVKQDLIISAYKPKDRFVQDFVRQAGTEEGVWNFVRQHLERLPVTLESGGRLDVIPERQNYLLYDSMVAYHIQRGATVPMGAADFYQGLKQRFPERDGMYFLPDQVSKYEQKRMELELNEQLSFLILDEKTAIQWLRQELSKGPKTYQDIQPKFLQELKQLRHENMPELGDLLQESFLQDEKGRWYVPDTSKQSDLEKLRERRLLKDFEEYKTGRGKLRYFRTEAVRAGFKDCWSKKDYNTIVKIGERLPESVLQEDTTLLMYYDNALTRLGD, encoded by the coding sequence GTGAAACTAACAAAAGAAATACTTGACAAAGTAAGGAATATTGAAGGCTTTCCACTAGGAAAGGATGAAGATATTATAGCACTTTCGGATCCGCCGTATTACACCGCATGCCCAAACCCGTTCATAGGTGAATTTATAGAAAAATACGGAACTTCTTATGACGAGTCCACAGATGAATACAATGTGGAGCCATATACTGCTGATGTATCCGAAGGCAAGAACGACCCCATATACAACGCCCATTCCTATCATACTAAGGTGCCACATAAAGCCATCATGCGATATATTTTACACTACACAAAACCGGGTGATATAGTTTTTGACGGCTTTTGCGGTACCGGCATGACCGGAGTAGCTGCTGCAATGTGCGAGAATCCTGACGAGGATTTTAAAATAAAATTAGAACAAGAAGCCAGACAGGACGGCAAAACCATAGAATGGGGAGCTAGAAGAGCAGTTCTATGCGACCTATCGCCGGCGGCTACCTTTATAGCATATAATTACAATACCCCAGTGGACGTGGAGGAATTTGAAAAGGAAGCTAAAAGGATATTACAAGAAGTGGAAGATGAATGCGGTTGGATGTATGAAACTAATCATACTATTAATGGTACATCCCAACTAAGCATTGACGGCAAACCCATAAAGGGACGGATAAACTATACGGTATGGTCCGATGTTTTTCTATGTCCTAATTGTATGGAAGAAATGATTTTTTGGAATATAGCGGTAAACAAAAAAACGGGCAAGGTCATGGATAAATTCCACTGTCCTCACTGCGGATTGCTAACTGACAAGAGGAATGTTGAGAAGGCAAAAACAACCATATATGATAAGGCATTAGGCAAGATGATAGAACAGGTAAAACAAGTACCTGTAATGATAAACTATTCAGTTGGCCGCAAAAGATTTGAAAAGACTCCAGATGAGGAGGATTTGAAATTACTCCAGAAGATTGAGGAGATGGATATCCCTTATTGGTATCCTACGGACCGTATGCCGGAGGGAGATGAGTCACGAAGAAATGACATTGCTGGGATAACACATATCCATCACTTTTATACTAAAAGGAATTTGTGGATGTTAAGTGCGATATGCGATAAGGCAAAAGAAAATCTTCGGTCTTTAGTTGCCTTTCAATCTATATGTGCGACTCTTTCTTCAAAGCTTTCTAGATATAATTTAGGTAGGCGAGGTAATGGACCTATCAGTGGAACCCTTTATGTAGCTTCACTACTTGCTGAAGCTAATATTCTTAATACCTTTGATGGAAAGATACGGGACTTTTCCAAAGCATTTTCAATTATTTGTAAAAAACCTTTATCTATAATTAATTGTTCATCTTCGACAGACCTCAAAAATATTCCTAGTAACAGCATCGACTACATCTTCACCGATCCGCCATTTGGAGCAAATCTCATGTATTCGGAGCTCAACTTTCTGTGGGAGGCATGGCTGAAAGTTTTTACAAATAACGAATCAGAAGCCATAATAAACAAAACACAGGGAAAGGGTTTAGTGGAATACCAAAGAATTATGGAAAGATGTTTTAAAGAGATGCATCGGATATTAAAACCCGGGCGCTGGATGACGGTTGAATTTCATAATTCTAAAAACAGTGTATGGAATGCCATTCAAGAAGCAATTATGAGAGCAGGTTTTGTTGTGGCAAATGTCCGCAGTTTAAATAAACAGCAAGGGAGTTTCAAACAGGTTACAACTACAATGGCGGTAAAGCAAGACCTTATAATCTCTGCCTATAAACCCAAAGACCGTTTTGTGCAAGATTTTGTGCGGCAGGCAGGTACTGAAGAAGGTGTATGGAATTTTGTACGCCAACACCTGGAGCGGCTGCCGGTGACGTTGGAAAGCGGCGGAAGACTTGATGTTATTCCGGAGAGGCAAAATTATCTGCTTTATGATAGCATGGTAGCATATCATATTCAGCGTGGGGCGACAGTTCCAATGGGAGCAGCAGATTTTTATCAAGGGCTAAAGCAGCGGTTTCCAGAACGGGACGGTATGTACTTTTTACCGGATCAGGTTAGTAAGTATGAGCAAAAGCGAATGGAATTGGAGTTAAATGAACAGTTATCTTTTCTGATTCTTGATGAGAAGACTGCAATTCAGTGGCTAAGACAAGAACTTTCAAAGGGGCCTAAGACCTATCAGGATATACAGCCTAAATTTTTACAAGAGCTCAAGCAATTGCGTCATGAGAATATGCCGGAACTTGGCGATTTACTACAGGAAAGCTTTCTGCAGGATGAAAAGGGTCGCTGGTACGTGCCGGATACAAGCAAACAGTCAGACTTGGAAAAACTCCGGGAACGGCGGCTTTTAAAAGATTTTGAGGAATATAAGACTGGCCGCGGCAAGCTGCGCTACTTCAGGACTGAAGCCGTTCGGGCAGGGTTTAAGGACTGTTGGAGCAAAAAGGATTATAATACCATTGTTAAAATAGGCGAGCGCCTGCCGGAATCTGTGTTGCAAGAAGACACTACCCTCTTGATGTACTACGATAACGCATTGACTAGACTGGGGGATTAG
- a CDS encoding DUF6079 family protein: MKYRELVSFDPVESVIKLVEADQPQEAMRLVKTYVMSDSMAKTLKDIVIPQLQFENSFDNKGIFIVGNYGTGKSHLMSVLSAVAEDKKMLELVNNQIFQEAAQSIAGKFEVLRFEIGTSKMDLRDLVIGHLEKDLAKRGIDYRFPSMEEASNTKDYLLEMMALFQEKYPDKGYLIVADEFLDYLRGLTEQKVVLALNFLREIGEISKSCRLRFIAGVQESLFDSGQFAFVADSLRRVRDRYEQVVIRKQDISFVVSERILKKDERQKAWIREHLTKFSHLYSNMADRLEDYVNLYPIHPAYIEIFEKVYIAEKREVLKTITHTIKKILDKDVPENETGIISYDSYWEYIKENISVRSDPDLREVVEKSSVLEDLILKSYTRPQYRPIALRIIHALSVHRLTTGDINAPIGITVDNMKDDLCIYTPMPEVEESFLKTTVETAVREILKTVSGQFISYNRDNEQYYLDLKKDIDYDAKIQAKADFMDDDMLNKYYYDALLKVLNWERPEHKTGRRIWQYEIIWEEKKVERYGYLFFGAPNERTTAQPPRDFYIYFLRPYGNNVYQGEIEKDEVIFEFINRDEKVDEYIKLYAASMELAMVSSADSKQTYFKKAEGYLKAIVQWIKEHVKECFIVKTAGEQQTIQYWLKGKAAEEHTVKEFVDMTASACLSTYFNDKYPYYPRFYTQVTRENMKELFKAGLNYLAGRKNELGAKVLDSLGLLEGDMIAPEKSIYARRYIKLLENLPEKHVLNREDILEYLSEVTLDKEFQLEDVWVTLILCALVYSGHATLTISGHTFDATKMEEIAAANPADLILFKYCQVPEGVPVKILKKLFEGLGLPPGQITNPNTREAAIEKMLVRAEELTKRVIETQQFLIGDLALWDKPAIDEDTKENYKESLKTLKDFLDAIKQYNTPAKLKNFRFSEDEVASSLANIEIMQEILNIRDFKLKVDPYVSYLTRTCMILKDDKWNQKVQKVRGEALDKVQKPQELTDTYIKEYVGKLQALKKEYISIYIKLHKKYRLDLNGDKQKQKLLESRLKHNLDMLTCVGDLIYPKPYEKMCNRLLKLKTCFSLIEDDINMSPLCPHCGYTPDEDEQPVFGVVEAIEKSMEELFFQWEKIVLEILEDEKVKENIALLDKPQRQALESITQNQRLPDKIDSQLVSTINILMKGLDKVEITTEDLVRAIFKGGPVTVSDMKQRLNDYIDEMVKGMDVDRVRIMLK, encoded by the coding sequence GTGAAATACAGGGAACTTGTCAGTTTTGATCCGGTAGAATCCGTTATAAAATTGGTAGAAGCAGACCAGCCTCAGGAGGCTATGAGGCTGGTTAAAACTTATGTAATGTCAGATAGTATGGCAAAAACATTAAAAGACATAGTTATTCCCCAGCTGCAGTTCGAAAATTCCTTTGATAATAAGGGTATATTTATCGTTGGCAACTATGGTACGGGTAAATCTCATCTAATGTCAGTACTATCTGCCGTAGCCGAAGATAAAAAGATGCTTGAGCTGGTAAATAACCAAATATTTCAAGAAGCAGCTCAAAGCATTGCCGGCAAATTTGAAGTCTTGAGGTTTGAAATCGGCACTTCAAAGATGGACCTTCGAGACTTAGTTATAGGGCACCTGGAGAAAGATTTGGCAAAAAGAGGCATCGACTACCGTTTCCCATCCATGGAGGAAGCCTCTAATACTAAAGATTACCTTTTAGAGATGATGGCACTATTTCAAGAAAAATATCCTGATAAAGGTTATTTGATAGTTGCGGATGAATTTCTGGATTATCTTCGAGGCCTTACCGAACAAAAAGTAGTCCTTGCGCTTAATTTTCTCCGCGAAATCGGCGAAATATCGAAGAGCTGTCGGCTACGTTTCATAGCAGGGGTTCAAGAATCCCTTTTTGACAGCGGGCAGTTTGCATTTGTTGCCGACTCACTTAGACGTGTAAGGGATAGATATGAACAAGTAGTAATCCGGAAGCAGGACATATCTTTTGTTGTATCAGAGCGGATACTGAAAAAAGATGAACGGCAAAAGGCGTGGATACGAGAACACCTGACCAAGTTTTCCCATCTATATTCAAATATGGCTGATAGATTGGAAGATTATGTAAATCTATATCCAATTCATCCGGCGTATATAGAAATCTTCGAAAAAGTTTACATAGCAGAAAAACGAGAGGTTTTAAAGACCATAACACATACTATCAAAAAAATCTTAGACAAAGATGTTCCTGAAAACGAGACCGGAATCATCTCATATGACTCATACTGGGAGTATATAAAGGAAAATATTTCCGTGCGCTCAGACCCCGACCTTCGGGAGGTAGTGGAAAAAAGCAGTGTATTAGAAGACCTTATACTAAAATCATATACAAGGCCTCAGTACCGACCTATAGCTCTGCGAATCATCCACGCTCTAAGTGTTCACAGACTAACCACTGGTGATATTAATGCACCCATTGGCATAACTGTCGATAACATGAAGGATGACCTTTGTATATATACACCTATGCCTGAAGTAGAGGAAAGTTTTTTAAAGACTACGGTAGAAACAGCGGTCCGGGAAATCTTAAAGACCGTTAGCGGCCAATTTATCTCTTATAACCGAGATAACGAGCAGTACTATCTGGATTTAAAGAAAGATATAGATTATGATGCAAAAATTCAAGCAAAAGCCGATTTCATGGATGATGATATGCTCAATAAATACTATTATGACGCACTGCTTAAGGTATTGAACTGGGAAAGGCCTGAACATAAAACCGGCCGAAGGATATGGCAGTATGAGATTATTTGGGAGGAGAAGAAGGTTGAGCGATATGGTTATCTGTTCTTTGGCGCTCCCAATGAACGCACTACTGCTCAACCCCCTAGAGATTTTTACATATATTTTTTACGCCCATATGGCAACAACGTCTATCAAGGTGAAATTGAGAAAGATGAGGTAATATTTGAATTCATAAACAGAGATGAAAAAGTTGATGAATATATAAAGCTGTATGCTGCTTCTATGGAACTTGCGATGGTATCCTCAGCAGATAGTAAACAGACTTATTTTAAAAAAGCCGAAGGTTATCTAAAGGCAATTGTTCAGTGGATAAAAGAACATGTCAAGGAGTGCTTTATAGTAAAGACTGCCGGCGAGCAACAGACTATACAATACTGGCTAAAAGGTAAAGCTGCCGAAGAGCATACCGTAAAGGAATTTGTGGATATGACTGCTTCTGCATGTCTTTCGACTTATTTTAATGATAAATATCCTTATTACCCAAGATTTTATACACAAGTAACACGCGAGAATATGAAAGAACTTTTTAAAGCAGGATTAAACTATCTTGCCGGAAGAAAAAATGAACTGGGTGCCAAAGTGCTAGATTCTCTGGGGCTTTTGGAAGGTGATATGATTGCACCGGAAAAATCAATTTATGCGCGCCGTTACATCAAGCTTTTAGAAAATTTGCCGGAAAAACATGTGCTAAACAGAGAAGATATCTTAGAATATTTAAGTGAAGTTACACTTGATAAAGAATTTCAATTAGAAGATGTATGGGTCACATTGATACTTTGCGCATTAGTATATAGTGGTCATGCTACTTTGACCATTTCTGGACATACTTTTGATGCTACAAAAATGGAAGAAATAGCTGCCGCCAATCCTGCAGATTTGATTTTATTCAAATACTGTCAGGTGCCGGAAGGTGTCCCTGTAAAAATATTAAAAAAACTTTTCGAAGGGTTGGGGCTGCCGCCTGGTCAAATAACCAATCCCAACACGCGAGAAGCTGCCATAGAAAAAATGCTTGTTCGAGCAGAGGAATTGACCAAAAGGGTAATCGAAACACAGCAATTTCTCATAGGTGATTTGGCACTTTGGGATAAACCTGCAATAGATGAAGATACAAAAGAAAACTATAAGGAAAGCTTAAAAACGCTAAAGGATTTCCTTGATGCCATAAAACAATATAACACCCCCGCAAAGTTAAAGAACTTCAGGTTTTCAGAAGACGAGGTAGCAAGTTCCTTAGCTAACATTGAAATAATGCAAGAAATCTTGAATATAAGGGATTTTAAACTAAAGGTTGATCCTTATGTATCCTATCTTACACGTACATGTATGATACTTAAAGATGATAAGTGGAATCAAAAAGTCCAAAAGGTCCGAGGTGAAGCACTAGACAAGGTACAAAAGCCGCAGGAACTGACAGATACGTATATCAAAGAATATGTAGGTAAACTTCAAGCACTGAAGAAAGAATATATTTCTATTTATATCAAGCTTCATAAAAAATATCGCCTGGATTTAAACGGCGATAAGCAAAAACAAAAGCTTTTAGAAAGTAGATTAAAACATAATCTGGATATGCTTACTTGTGTTGGTGATTTAATTTATCCAAAACCCTATGAAAAAATGTGCAATAGACTTTTGAAATTGAAAACATGTTTTAGCTTAATTGAAGATGATATTAATATGAGTCCATTATGCCCCCACTGCGGATATACACCTGATGAAGATGAGCAGCCGGTATTTGGAGTGGTGGAAGCCATTGAGAAATCTATGGAAGAGCTATTTTTCCAATGGGAAAAGATAGTCCTTGAGATTTTAGAAGATGAAAAAGTAAAGGAGAACATTGCTTTACTAGATAAGCCTCAACGGCAAGCTTTAGAGAGTATTACCCAAAATCAGCGGCTTCCTGATAAAATCGATTCACAGCTTGTTTCAACGATTAATATACTAATGAAGGGTCTTGATAAGGTAGAGATTACCACTGAAGATTTGGTAAGGGCAATATTTAAAGGCGGACCGGTTACTGTATCTGATATGAAACAGCGCTTGAACGATTATATTGATGAGATGGTAAAGGGAATGGATGTCGATCGTGTGCGGATAATGCTGAAATAA
- the brxF gene encoding BREX-3 system P-loop-containing protein BrxF — MGLTDEITNALMIFSHKFYQLLLIAGDDSHKKSLLLKQIAESGNYAYVNLNLALSERLMMIPSHEHSLFVNQCIDEIINGISAETVIFDHIEILFEKPLNTDPMVLLKNISRHRKLISDWPGIIKDDILIYAKPGHREYVKYPVEVDYTIIDIDQNYKASF; from the coding sequence ATGGGGTTAACAGACGAGATAACAAATGCACTTATGATTTTTTCACATAAGTTCTACCAACTACTTCTAATTGCCGGTGACGATTCGCATAAAAAAAGCCTTCTTTTAAAGCAGATAGCTGAAAGCGGCAACTATGCTTATGTAAACCTTAACCTCGCCCTGTCAGAACGCTTGATGATGATTCCAAGCCATGAACACAGCCTATTTGTGAATCAGTGCATTGATGAAATCATAAATGGCATCAGTGCTGAAACAGTTATTTTTGACCACATCGAAATACTGTTTGAAAAACCGCTGAATACAGACCCCATGGTACTTCTAAAAAATATCTCGCGGCACAGAAAACTCATATCTGATTGGCCAGGCATCATCAAAGATGATATTCTGATTTATGCTAAACCCGGCCATAGAGAATATGTAAAATACCCTGTTGAGGTCGATTATACAATTATTGATATAGACCAGAACTATAAGGCTAGTTTTTAA
- the nhaC gene encoding Na+/H+ antiporter NhaC — MSTERKRRPTIGEAVIAMILVIVLILISIRTALVLETALVFGAAAAALIAMYLGYSWEDIEQGMLDGIRNGLGACIILIVIGMVVGTWILGGTIQTMIYYGLKLLTPQIFLPVGFMLCSLTSLLIGSSFGTIATMGIVLMGVAEGLSIPRAITAGAIVCGAMFGDKVSPLSDSTNLTAAMTGTKLFDHVRSMLYVSGPGAIICLLIYTLIGRNYAVAGNVDFGTVESILTTLSSNFNLSIMTLIPPAIVIILSVLKLPAIAALMISFISAGALSIFTQGASLAGIIEVGANGFISNTGHELIDKLLTQGGINSMMSTVAIIMAGTAMGGILEKCGILQVLLENLMKHIKKPRDLILASLAGAYLMLLATGEMMVSIIVPGRTLEPAFHEMKIHTSVLSRTLETGATLMCGALPWGVASVYAQNVLNVGFEYIPYCYLPFIAPIIAIIYAFVGFATFPAEPEVDS, encoded by the coding sequence ATGTCCACAGAAAGAAAAAGAAGGCCCACAATAGGTGAAGCTGTAATAGCCATGATATTAGTCATAGTTTTGATTTTAATTTCGATTAGAACCGCACTTGTTTTAGAGACTGCTTTAGTGTTTGGGGCTGCGGCTGCTGCCCTTATAGCTATGTATTTAGGCTATTCATGGGAAGATATTGAACAAGGTATGCTTGACGGAATAAGGAATGGTTTAGGTGCTTGCATAATATTGATAGTAATCGGTATGGTTGTTGGCACCTGGATTTTAGGCGGCACTATTCAAACTATGATTTATTACGGATTAAAACTACTTACGCCTCAAATATTTTTACCCGTTGGATTTATGCTTTGTTCTTTAACTTCGTTATTGATAGGCAGTTCTTTCGGCACGATTGCAACTATGGGTATTGTCCTTATGGGTGTCGCTGAAGGCCTAAGCATTCCAAGAGCAATAACAGCCGGAGCTATAGTTTGCGGTGCTATGTTTGGAGACAAAGTTTCACCACTGTCAGACTCTACTAACCTTACGGCAGCCATGACCGGAACCAAGTTATTCGACCACGTTCGTTCAATGCTGTATGTATCAGGGCCCGGTGCAATAATATGTTTACTTATATATACCCTTATTGGGCGAAATTATGCAGTAGCAGGCAATGTCGATTTTGGAACTGTAGAAAGCATTTTGACAACCCTAAGCAGCAATTTTAATCTTTCTATTATGACTTTAATTCCGCCGGCAATTGTAATTATCCTTTCAGTATTAAAGTTGCCTGCCATTGCTGCACTGATGATTAGTTTTATTTCGGCAGGTGCTTTATCGATATTTACTCAAGGAGCTAGTCTTGCAGGCATAATTGAGGTGGGAGCTAATGGATTTATCTCTAACACCGGTCATGAGCTTATAGATAAACTCCTTACTCAAGGCGGGATAAATTCTATGATGAGTACTGTTGCCATAATTATGGCGGGAACTGCTATGGGAGGTATATTAGAAAAGTGCGGGATATTACAAGTATTACTTGAAAACCTTATGAAACATATAAAAAAGCCAAGAGACTTAATCTTAGCTTCACTAGCCGGTGCCTATCTAATGCTGCTTGCAACGGGAGAAATGATGGTATCCATTATAGTTCCCGGCAGGACTTTAGAGCCTGCATTTCACGAGATGAAGATACACACCAGCGTTCTTTCGAGAACTCTTGAAACCGGTGCCACTTTAATGTGCGGAGCATTACCGTGGGGAGTTGCATCTGTTTATGCACAAAATGTTCTCAATGTTGGTTTTGAATATATACCTTACTGTTACCTCCCCTTTATCGCTCCGATTATTGCTATAATCTATGCTTTTGTAGGTTTTGCAACGTTTCCGGCTGAACCGGAAGTAGATAGTTAA
- a CDS encoding tyrosine phenol-lyase translates to MTKKYMPEPFKIKSVEPLRILPREEREKVIKEAGYNTFLTKSRDTYIDLLTDSGTNAMSDRQWAGLMVGDEAYAGSENFYHLEETVRDIFGFKYVVPTHQGRGAENLISRILIKPGTYVPGNMYFTTTRTHQEMNGGTFVDVIIDEAHEPDRADVDFKGNVDLDKYEALIKKVGADKIPYITVGVTVNLAGGQPVSMQNLKDVHALSKKYGIRVIFDATRCVENAYFIKTREKGYENKTIKEIVREMFSYADGCTMSGKKDGIVNMGGFLAMNEEELYDAARSLVVVFEGMPSYGGMSGRDMEALAIGFQEAMDFNYIKHRVQQVEYLGEKLMEKGIPIVKPIGGHAVFLDARAFLPHIPQSQYPAQALAAAIFVDSGVRTMERGNVSAGRDKDGNEYFPKLELVRLTIPRRVYTYAHMDYVAESVINTYEHREDVKGLKWTYEPPVLRFFTGRFEPIE, encoded by the coding sequence ATGACAAAGAAGTATATGCCGGAACCGTTTAAAATTAAATCAGTGGAACCACTGCGAATCCTTCCGCGCGAAGAAAGGGAAAAAGTTATAAAAGAAGCAGGTTATAATACCTTTTTAACCAAATCCAGAGATACTTATATAGACCTTCTTACAGATAGTGGTACAAATGCCATGAGTGATAGGCAATGGGCGGGATTAATGGTCGGTGACGAAGCATATGCAGGAAGTGAGAATTTCTATCATTTAGAAGAAACCGTAAGAGACATATTTGGATTTAAATATGTCGTACCTACACACCAGGGTAGAGGAGCAGAAAACCTTATCTCAAGAATTCTAATTAAACCAGGAACTTACGTACCCGGTAACATGTATTTTACGACTACAAGGACACATCAAGAAATGAACGGCGGGACCTTTGTCGATGTTATCATTGATGAAGCTCATGAACCTGATAGGGCAGATGTTGACTTTAAAGGCAATGTAGATCTAGATAAGTATGAAGCACTTATCAAAAAGGTAGGAGCAGATAAAATACCTTATATTACTGTAGGAGTTACCGTTAATTTAGCCGGCGGTCAGCCTGTTAGCATGCAGAACTTAAAAGATGTTCATGCACTTTCCAAAAAATACGGGATAAGAGTAATATTTGATGCTACTCGCTGTGTAGAAAACGCATACTTCATTAAGACAAGAGAAAAAGGTTATGAAAATAAGACAATTAAAGAAATTGTAAGAGAGATGTTTTCTTATGCTGATGGTTGCACCATGAGCGGCAAGAAAGATGGCATTGTAAATATGGGCGGCTTTTTAGCCATGAATGAAGAAGAACTATATGATGCAGCCAGAAGCCTTGTGGTTGTATTTGAAGGTATGCCCAGCTATGGAGGAATGTCCGGTCGCGATATGGAAGCATTGGCAATTGGTTTTCAAGAAGCAATGGATTTTAACTATATAAAACACAGGGTACAGCAAGTAGAATATTTAGGTGAAAAATTAATGGAAAAAGGTATACCGATTGTTAAACCTATTGGTGGTCATGCGGTATTCCTAGATGCAAGAGCATTTTTGCCTCATATTCCACAGTCTCAGTATCCTGCCCAAGCTTTAGCTGCTGCAATATTTGTAGATTCCGGTGTAAGGACCATGGAAAGAGGAAATGTATCCGCAGGTAGGGATAAAGATGGCAATGAATATTTTCCAAAACTGGAATTAGTTCGCTTGACGATTCCGAGAAGGGTTTATACATATGCCCATATGGACTATGTTGCCGAATCGGTAATTAACACATATGAACATAGAGAAGATGTAAAAGGCTTGAAGTGGACCTATGAACCACCGGTACTAAGGTTCTTTACCGGAAGATTTGAGCCGATAGAATAA
- a CDS encoding sigma-54 interaction domain-containing protein, whose amino-acid sequence MGPSKSKKSKRIRFIGIKNRVGMANDILQAIASYNLNIMTMEVNPPYMSVQVEWGDICWDDFKEHMRKNIKEIHDIIEINMMDYEKQQKELQTVVNSMNDGLIAVDSYGSIIYFNTKAKMIFNLNENDINQNINEIIPKNVYDPQLDIEDRDGVELNGTFRNKKVNIISDIRIIKNDMEVKTGALIILREMTDIRRLMHSITRPSMMTFDDIIGESRALKETISIAKSVAPSNSSVMIRGESGTGKELFARAIHVESNRCSGPFVAVNCAAIPDTLLESEFFGYERGAFTGASSSGKQGFFELATHGTLFLDEIGDLPTHLQAKILRAIQEQKIRRIGGKNEVKIDVRIISATHRNLEKMIKEGTFREDLYYRLNVIPIFIPPLRERKEDIITLAEHFVENFGTNMGKEKLVITQEALNELLNHDWPGNARELQNVLERATILAEDKITEEHLLISQAEQIKAKKNNQTIKEILPVDLPKLLEKIEQNYLEKAYEEYRSSRKIAEVLNISHTTVINKIKRYGICK is encoded by the coding sequence TTGGGCCCAAGCAAAAGCAAGAAGAGTAAGAGAATAAGATTTATTGGAATTAAAAACAGAGTAGGTATGGCTAACGATATCTTGCAGGCAATAGCTTCTTACAACCTTAATATTATGACAATGGAAGTTAATCCACCATATATGTCGGTACAGGTAGAGTGGGGTGATATTTGTTGGGATGATTTTAAAGAGCATATGCGAAAAAATATAAAAGAGATTCATGATATAATAGAAATTAACATGATGGACTACGAGAAACAGCAAAAGGAACTGCAGACAGTAGTAAACAGCATGAATGATGGTCTTATAGCTGTTGATAGCTATGGTAGTATAATTTACTTTAATACTAAAGCCAAAATGATTTTTAATCTAAACGAAAATGATATTAATCAGAATATTAATGAAATAATTCCCAAAAATGTCTATGACCCACAACTTGATATAGAAGATAGAGATGGGGTTGAATTAAACGGTACATTTAGAAATAAAAAAGTAAATATAATTTCGGATATAAGAATTATAAAAAATGATATGGAAGTTAAAACAGGTGCTTTAATAATTTTAAGAGAAATGACAGATATAAGACGTTTAATGCATTCTATAACTCGACCTTCAATGATGACATTTGACGATATAATAGGGGAAAGCAGAGCATTAAAGGAGACTATAAGTATCGCAAAATCAGTGGCACCAAGCAATTCTAGCGTAATGATTCGAGGAGAAAGCGGGACGGGAAAAGAGCTTTTTGCTCGGGCAATACATGTAGAAAGTAATCGATGCAGCGGACCTTTTGTTGCAGTTAATTGTGCAGCAATTCCCGATACTTTACTGGAAAGTGAATTTTTCGGATATGAGAGAGGTGCTTTTACTGGGGCAAGTTCTTCGGGTAAACAGGGGTTTTTTGAACTGGCGACCCACGGAACATTATTTCTTGATGAAATAGGTGATTTACCGACGCATCTTCAAGCCAAAATACTGCGGGCTATTCAAGAACAAAAGATTCGCCGAATTGGTGGGAAAAATGAAGTAAAAATTGATGTAAGGATAATTTCTGCCACTCATAGAAATTTAGAAAAAATGATCAAAGAAGGAACTTTTCGCGAAGATTTATATTATAGATTAAATGTAATACCTATATTTATTCCTCCGCTTAGAGAAAGAAAAGAAGATATAATTACATTAGCCGAACATTTCGTAGAAAATTTTGGAACAAATATGGGAAAAGAAAAGTTAGTTATTACACAAGAGGCATTAAATGAACTCCTAAACCACGACTGGCCGGGAAATGCAAGAGAATTACAGAATGTATTGGAAAGGGCGACTATTTTAGCAGAAGATAAAATAACTGAAGAACATTTGCTTATAAGTCAAGCTGAGCAAATTAAGGCAAAAAAAAATAATCAAACAATAAAGGAAATATTACCGGTTGATTTACCTAAACTTTTAGAAAAAATAGAGCAAAATTATCTAGAAAAAGCCTATGAAGAATATCGATCTTCAAGGAAAATAGCGGAAGTTTTGAATATATCTCATACTACCGTAATAAATAAAATCAAAAGATACGGTATATGTAAATAA